The genome window CAGCGTGTGGTCGTACACGTCCTGCAAGTAGGGCACCACTTCGTCGGGAATAAGCTCCACATCTCGGCGCAGCAAGGCGTTCAGGATGTCCCGCAAAGGGGTGATATGCTGGCGCAGCTCCAGCAGCCTGCGCTTCACCTGCAAGATGTCTGCCACCTGCACCGCGCTGCTGCCGGTGAAGATGGCATCCTCCAGGTCGTCCGCTTTCTCCTCCAGTGTATCTCCAATGGGGAAATACTCATCCACCACCGCATCCAAAAGCAGATGCAACAGATGCGCGGGGGTCTTCCCTACCCGTTCCGGCTGAACGGTCCAGCGTTCGAGCCAGTGGTCGATCAGCGGCACGGGTTCAGTATGAACGGTCACCAGAAAGTGACCTCCTAGGAAAAAACCGATTTCGCGGTACACCTCCTCACCGTCCTGCTGCAGCACCGCATGAGCCGCCAGAAAGAGCACCCCATCGTAGCGCTGCAAAGCGGGGCGTTCGTAAGGACTGAGCGCATCTTCCACAGCCAGTGGATGGAATCGAAAACGTTCCGTCAACAGAGGGAACACGGCTTTCGGTTGGCACGCTTCCACATCTACCCACAGCATCCCCTCGCCGCGCGAAAAAGCATCCAGTGCACCCGCCTCATCCAGCAGAACGGGCGCACCGGGCGGTAGCCACCATGCAGCGCGAAGGTGATAGAGAGTGTTTTTCATGCGAGTACCCTGCGAGATCACGCGACGGAACGCCCCGCGTCTGTCTTATTCTTTGCGCTTCCGGTGTTTCTTTCCCCCACGCCTGCGCCGTTTCTTGCCGGTCGCACCTGATGTCGTTTCCTGCACCGCTTCCCCGCTCCGCTCAGGAACAGGTATACCCAGTGTAACGAGCTGTTCGTAGGAGCCGACGGCATAGAGGGCGCTTTGCCCCATGCGCATGTTGAGACGCAGGTTTCCCGCATCGTCTGCAAGCAGACGTCCCTGTACGAGGTCATACACCATCTGCTTTTGTGGGAACTGCAGGTATACCACGCCATCGCCCACCGAGTGCACCGCAAGGAACGGCGGAGCGACACGAACCACATCGCTGCTCTGCGACCACACGTGTACGCCTGCAAATCGGCACAAGCCTCGCAGCAGATCGACGTTCAGCTGGCGTTCGCCAATAAACACGGAACGCCACGTTCCCATGTCCTTGACCGCGATGGAAGGCAAGCCCGTCTGAATGTACTCTCCCAACACCACAACCTTCTCGTCCAGCACGTAGAAAGAGGGGTTCACCCGTTCCCGAGTGCCTATCTGCTTGTTGCGCAGCCGCTCTGAAATGGGGTGACGGTCGTTGCTGATGATCGAACCCGTTTCACTGTTCCACGGTTGCGCTTTGATTGCTATCCCGGCGACGTCACGCGGTCCGTCGGGCGTGTAGCCGTTTTCATCGAACAGCGCTACCGCATAGAGCCATACCAGCGTTTTGCCGTCACGCTGGAGCCTCTCCCGAATCACCTCGCGTACTTCGGAGTCTATCTCTATCGGGTTGAGGAAAAGGTACATTTTGGCGTCGGGGAACGCCTTGCGCACGAGGTCGCTCTGCAGATAGATGCCGTAGTGGATGCCTGCACGCGCCAGCACCTCCTGTTGCCCGATAACAAGAGGCTCCAGCAGCGCTTTGGGTGACTGGATGCGGGTGAGGCTTCGCTCGTCGACGATGACAGCGACCTCGGGTGTTTCGGGAAGCCTTTGTCGAATGTGAGCCAGATACAGGGTGGACAGGTTCTCCGCTTGCCGCCAGACCTCGCTGTCGCTGACCCAGCCCTCGCCCCACAGGTCCATCCACGAGACGCCAGCGTGATGTAGCAAAGCGGTGGTTGCATTGCGCAGGCGCACCTGCCGGGTGGACTCGGCATCGGAACAGCGAGGGTTATAGTCATCCGGCGTGTTGTTCTGCGCGGTGTGAGGTTTGGTATCGTCTTCCAGCACGAATAGTTTGCCGTGCAGACGCACCGACGCAACCGGAACCGGCACGCTGCCCGGCTGAGCGGAGCATCGGTCGCGGTATGATACCGGCGCGCATATCAGGTCAATACTCTGCGCCGACAGCACCTCCGAAAGTGCCAGATGCCCACTGTGAGGTACTGGAAAATCCAGAACGTAGCCGTACGATACCGCAACCAGACGACGATCCTCGCAGTTCTTCTTCACGGTTCGCGAGAGGGTCACAATACGACGCGCAATGATTTCAGAAGCAAAGCACAGGTAGTCCACATACCTCTGTCCTTTACGGCTCTCGTAAAGCACTGTCGCAGGAACAGTATCTCCCCGGTAAGTGGGTATGCTGGCACTGGTAAAGGTTACTGAACCATCATGCCATGCTGCGCGCAGTCGCACCACGTCGTTTTTGTATCGCCCACGCAGCCATTGCCGGAAAGCCTCCTGCGCCGCCGGGCTGTAATCGTAGCCTCGCTGATACTCGTAGAACCACTCCCTGCAGTCCAGATGATAACCGAGAATGTAGCGCGACTCCTCGGTCACTTCCAGCTGACGCACCAGCAGGGTTAAAGCAGCTTCTGCCTCCTGCCAGTATCGCTCGGAGGCAAACGAAGGTTCACCGGTAGAACCATCGGCGTAGGTGGTCATCGCCTCAGGATACAGCTTTTGCCAATCCGGCGGCGGGGAGAATACGACCCGAAACATCACGTAACCCTGCGGGTCGTGCTGGCGTACCAGGTGCAGAAGGCGCAGCGCCTCGTTCACGCTATAGGAAACCATCGGGACCGACACAGGCAGGTCCAGCAACAGCGCGTGCAGGTGCACCCCAGCCGACGCCGCTTGCCGAATCTGCTCACACACCCTGCGCTCTGACGCTGCCGAATCGATATTGCCGAAAAAGAAGAGAGGTACGACAGGCTCACCGTCGATAATAATCTCCGGATGCCCCTGCCGTATCCCCAGGCGCACGCCCTCGCGTTTGCGTCTGCGCAGCTCCGTTGCCTTCTCCTCGGCGACAGCCTCCGCCGATGGCAACTCCTCTGCCTCTGCCTTTGTCGTGCGTCGTGAGCGTCTTCTACGTCGAGCAGGAGGAGCTGCCACCTCCGTCGGTGCTTCTGGTATACTTTCCGGCTCGGCAACCTCTTCGGTCGGCAGAGCTGCTTCCAGAGAGGGCTCCCCCTGCTCCACGAGTGATACCGGCACAGGCGGTTCTTCAGCAGGTGTCTCTTCCACAAACTCCTGCGCGGTGAAGGCGGGCGCCTCTTCGGGAGCGGGTACTGTTTCCTCTGGCGTCTCCTCAACAATCTGTGGGGAAATCTCTGCTGGCGCTTCTTCAGCCGTCACCCGGCTTTTGGCTCGCTGGCGTGTAGACCTGCGCCGCTTGCGAGTGGCAGGGGTCGTCTCGCTCACAGCCGAGACAGCCTCCTGCGCTTCGCTCACGCTTTCGGTGGACTGTTCGACCGCCGGTACGACCTCTGCGATTTCGACAGCAGGAACAGATTCCGCGCTCTCCGTGCCCTCCTCAGAAATGGCGGCGGATTGCGCTTCCGTTTTGGCGGTTTTTGTGGACCGACGACGTGTGCGTCGTTTCGGCGCAGGAGCAGGTTCGTGCGGCGTTCCTTCTTGCTGAGAACCAACCTCACCCTCCTGCGACGGACTGGCAGCCTCTGCTGTTTCAGGTGATGCAACAAGCGGCTCCCCGCTCTCCGGCGCGGAGCGACGTCGACGTGATGGCATCTTCTTGAACAGCCTCCTTTATCTCACGGCTAACTGCTTGCCGTGGGGATGCCGACACGCGCCATCTCTTCGTCTGCACGCCGCGCCAGCGACCGGAAAAACTCTCGAAGCTGGGCAGGCTCCTCCAAGAGCCAGTCGGGCGATTCCGCACGCAGAACTTCCACGGGATGCGCGCCCCAGCCGACGGCTATCACCCGCACGCCAGCTTCACGAGCACACTGGATATCGTACACCGTGTCGCCGACAAACACAGATTCCTGCGGACGCGCCTCTAACCTTTGCAGTGCCAGCAGCACCGAGTCGGGCGCGGGTTTCGGACGAGTCACGTCAGAGGAACTCACCACCGCGTCTACCCATCCGTTGACACCCAGACG of Armatimonadota bacterium contains these proteins:
- the corA gene encoding magnesium transport protein CorA, coding for MKNTLYHLRAAWWLPPGAPVLLDEAGALDAFSRGEGMLWVDVEACQPKAVFPLLTERFRFHPLAVEDALSPYERPALQRYDGVLFLAAHAVLQQDGEEVYREIGFFLGGHFLVTVHTEPVPLIDHWLERWTVQPERVGKTPAHLLHLLLDAVVDEYFPIGDTLEEKADDLEDAIFTGSSAVQVADILQVKRRLLELRQHITPLRDILNALLRRDVELIPDEVVPYLQDVYDHTLRIAELADLNRDILAGVLDAHLSVVSNRLNEVMRILTVISTILMSAALIAGIYGMNFAHMPELQWKAGYPFAGAMMVLVGVIEWYIFKRKGWI